The Clostridia bacterium DNA segment CATATTTAAAATAAACATCCTTTAAGGTTATAACAGGGTTTTTGAAATTAAAATTATCCCTTGATATCTTTCTTTTATCTTTATCCTTGCAAAATTCTTTTAACCATTTCTTACCCTCTCTTATTGTAACAGGGAAGTCGGCTCCACTATCTAATTTTAAATAAACACGCATAGGAGAGGGCAGGGAATATATCAAATCGTTTGATGTGCCTTTTAAAAATTCGCCTGTTTCTTTAGGTGTGCCTGTAAAGATAATTTTTCCGTCTTCAAGCACTGCGACTCTGTCAGAAATAGGGAATACATCTTCTAATCTATGCTCACTGATAATAACTGTTGTGCCAAACTCTTGGTTTATTTTTTCTAATATCTTTAAAAATTCATTTGCAGAAATTGGGTCTAACTGGCTTGTAGGCTCGTCCAATACCAGAACATCAGGTTGCATTACCATAATAGATGCAAGGTTTAAAATCTGCTTTTGTCCGCCTGATAATTCATCACATTTTTTATAAAACCAATCTTCTATTCCAAAAAATGATGCCATTTCAGAAACCTTAAGGCGTATTTCGTTTTGAGATAAGCCTAAATTTTCAAGCCCGAATGCAAGTTCATGCCATACCTTGTCCGTAACAATCTGATTATCAGGGTTTTGCATAACAAAACCGATAGAGGTTGCACTTTCTTTTTTAGATAAATTTAAAACGGAACAATTTTTATAAAGTATTTCTCCCTCCAAATTTCCAAAAGGAGCAATTAAAGGTTTTAAAAGTCTTAAAAGTGTGGTTTTCCCGCACCCTGATTTTCCAATAACAGTTAAAAATTCTCCCTCATAAACAGAAAGGGAAATATCCTTAAGTGTCTTATCCTGTCTTTCGGGATAGGTAAAATTTAAATTTTTGATTTTAATAATTTCCATTTTAATACCTCCCAGATTTCTGAAATTGACGGAATAAGAATAAGTAAAAAGTAAAATACAAAAGAAATAATGCCTGATAAATCATATGACGGATAAATGATTTTCGGAAAGAAAACCATTG contains these protein-coding regions:
- a CDS encoding energy-coupling factor ABC transporter ATP-binding protein produces the protein MEIIKIKNLNFTYPERQDKTLKDISLSVYEGEFLTVIGKSGCGKTTLLRLLKPLIAPFGNLEGEILYKNCSVLNLSKKESATSIGFVMQNPDNQIVTDKVWHELAFGLENLGLSQNEIRLKVSEMASFFGIEDWFYKKCDELSGGQKQILNLASIMVMQPDVLVLDEPTSQLDPISANEFLKILEKINQEFGTTVIISEHRLEDVFPISDRVAVLEDGKIIFTGTPKETGEFLKGTSNDLIYSLPSPMRVYLKLDSGADFPVTIREGKKWLKEFCKDKDKRKISRDNFNFKNPVITLKDVYFKYDKNSPFILKGLNEKIYEKEIFSILGGNGAGKTTLLSLISSLNKPFYGKISVKEGLKVSYLPQNPQELFVKNTVYLDLEDILDKKLSEEKKKDRIKKVCTLCKIDSVMDFHPYDLSGGEQQRVALSKVLLNEPDILLLDEPTKGLDASFKEMFKEILKNLTDKNITVIMVSHDIEFCASVSTRCALMFDGIFTTVQRSEKFFMGNSFYTTSANKMARGILDDAVTDEDIIKILGGIINE